Genomic segment of Mycobacterium botniense:
ACATCGAGTTTGATGTTCAGGTGCTTCCCTGGCAGGTCTATGGCGACGGAGCGGGCCTGTCACGTGCTGTGCTGAACCTGATGGACAACGCCGCCAAATGGAGTCCATCAGGCGGGCGTGTCGGTGTCCGCATGAGGCAGCTCGGTCCGTCGCACGCTGAACTGGTGGTTTCCGATCTCGGCCCGGGGATCCCCCCGCAGGAACGCCAGCTCGTGTTCGAGCGGTTCTACCGTTCGGCATCGGCGCGGGCCATGCCGGGTTCGGGGCTAGGGTTAGCGATCGTCAAACAAGTAGTGCTCAGACATGGTGGGGCGCTGCGGGTGGAAGACACGGTGCCAGGAGGTCACCCACCGGGAACCTCGATCTACGTGCTCCTTCCTGGTCGGCTTATGCCGACTGCGCCGTATCCCACGGCGGCGGGGCACATCGACGTTAGCGCCCGCGCGGAACGGGAAAACTCACTAGGTGCCACGAACGTTATCTCAGTGGATTCTCAGTCCACGCAGGCAGGGTAGTCGTGCAGATAGTGTGGAGCCCGAGTCCACTACAGAGGAAGAGCAACCGAGCGACATGACGAATCACCCGCCGTATTCGCCACCGCCGCAGCAACCGGGATTTCGTGCTGTGCCCGGTCAGCCGGCAGCGTCCGGCTATTCTGGCCAGGGGCAGCAGCAACCGTACTCCCCGCACTATGACTGGCGTTATCCGCCGCAGCAACCGGGATTCCGCCAGCCATATGGCCAGTTCGCTGGTATGCAGCCCGGCCAGCCGGTAGCCGGTCCCCCAATGGTGCCCCCGCTTCCGGTCGGCATGCGCCAAAGGCGTTCACGCGCGGGTATGTTGGCTGCCGGTGCACTGGTGATCGCGGTGGTGTCAGCCGGTATCGGTGGCGGAGTGGCGTCACTGGTCGAGCACGGGGGGCAGCCGGCCGGCAGCGCTGCTGCGGCGGTGAATGGAACAGCTCCGAGCATGCCCGCCGCCAACGTCCCGGGGGGGTCGGTCGAGCAGGTCGCCGCCAAGGTAGTGCCCAGTGTGGTCATGTTGGAGACCGACCTGGGCCATCAGTCCGAGGAGGGCTCAGGCATCATCCTGTCGCCCGATGGCCTGATCCTGACCAATAACCACGTCATCGCCGCGGCCGCCAAGGCCGGGGCGGCTGGAGGACCGAAAACCACGGTGACGTTTTCCGATGGACGCACTGCACCGTTTACTGTGGTTGGCACCGACCCCACGAGTGACATCGCGGTGGTCCGAGTGCAGGGTGTCTCCGGGCTCACTCCGATCACCCTGGGGTCCTCGGCAAACCTGCGTGTCGGCCAACCGGTGGTGGCTGTCGGTTCGCCACTCGGCCTGGAGGGCACGGTGACCAGCGGAATCATTAGCGCTCTCAACCGTCCGGTCTCAACTACCGGCGAATCGGGCAATCAGAATACCGTGCTGGACGCCATTCAGACCGACGCCGCGATCAACCCTGGTAACTCCGGCGGCGCCCTAGTCAACATGAATGCACAGCTGGTCGGTGTCAACTCGGCGATTGCCACTCTGGGCGCCGATTCTGCCGACGCCCAAAGCGGTTCCATTGGCCTCGGCTTTGCGATTCCCGTCGACCAGGCCAAACGCATCGCTGACGAACTGATCACCACCGGCACCGCGACGCACGCCTCTCTGGGTGTGCAAGTGACCAACGACAAGGAGACTCCAGGAGCGAAAGTGGTTGACGTGGTGCCGGACGGTGCCGCGGCCGCCGCTGGGCTGCCCAGCGGAGTCACGATCACCAAGGTTGACGACAGGCGAATCAACAGCGCCGATGCGCTGGTCGCCGCGGTGCGCTCCAAGGCACCCGGCGACAAGGTGACCCTGACCTATAAGGACCCCTCAGGTGCCAGTAAGACGGTGCAGGTCACTCTCGGCAAGGCGCAACAATGACAAGAGTGGATGCGCCCTGGTCGGACTCCAGATATACGGTGGCAACCATGGAACAGCCTGCGGAGGTGGTGGGTCGAGCGCTGGTTGTCGTCGTCGACGATCGCACCGCCCACGGAGATGAGGACCATAGTGGGCCGCTGGTCACCGAGCTACTCGCCGAGGCGGGGTTCGTTGTCGATGGTGTGGTCGCTGTCGCGGCTGACGAAGTAGAGATCCGCAACGCGCTGAACACCGCTGTGATCGGCGGTGTGGATCTAGTGGTGTCGGTTGGCGGCACCGGGGTGACGCCGCGCGATGTCACTCCGGAAGCCACGCGCGCCATTCTTGATCGCGAAATCCTCGGTATCGCAGAATCCATTCGTGCGTCAGCACGCGCCGCCGGCATCACCGATGCTGCGCTGTCACGCGGTTTGGCGGGCATATCCGGCAGCACGCTGGTGGTCAATCTCGCCGGTTCCCGCTACGCGGTGCGTGACGGCATGGCGACGCTAAACCCCCTGGCCAGTCAGATAATCGGCCAATTGTCGAGCCTGGAGATTTAACGGTCGGTTCGACAGACCACCCATAGGGCCGTAGTTGCACCGCCTCACCCTGTGAATCCCTGGCGCCGATCCCCGGGTAGCAGGGACGGCCCGATCGACTTTCGTCGCCCAATTCGGGATAAAGCCTCCGGCCGTTCGCATATGGTCGTACCGTTCTTGCCGGCGGCGTCGTGTCGCCTGGAGTGGTGCTGACGAGAAGGTGGCTCAAATGTTTAAGGGGTTCAAGAACTTTCTCATGCAAGGTGACGTGATCACAGTCGCCATCGGGCTGGTCGTGGCGCTAGCGTTTTCGAACCTGGTCAAAGCTTTCACCGATAGTGTGGTCAATCCGCTCGTCGCGGCTGTTCAGCCTCACCACGCGTTCGGATTAGGTTGGCAGCTGGGTCAAGCCGGCAATAAGGTGACCTTTCTCGATATCGGCTCGTTCATCTCGGCGATCATCTACTTCGTCATCTTCATGGCGGTGATGTACTTTGCGATAGTGGTGCCCTACCGGCATATCCAAGCCCGCCGTGGCGTCACCGTCTTCGGCGACGAACCGGCGACCAAGGTCTGCCCGGAATGTCTGTCCGATATTCCCGAGGCAGCGCGAAAGTGCAAGTATTGCGCCAGCGCCCAGCCGACGTCTTGATCAAGCCTTCAATTCGCCAACGTTTCAGGTAATCAGTGCAAAGTAAGGGTCACCGCCTGGGTGAGCGTGGCACCGGCTACGGTGTTGGCGACGCCGGCCGGCAGCGCCACCAGCACCAGCCGGTTATTGTCTGCGATACGCGTTTTCTGTTGCGCTGAAACGAGAACGACCACAGCGTTGGTGGCCACCACCCGCGGGGCCGCTTGCGAGTCAGTTTCCGGCGCGGCCAGTACATCGACGATGTCGCCGGGGCGAACCACATCGACGAGAGCGCTGTCTGCCAGGTGTAGCGGCACAACGCGGGCATCGGGCCCGGCGCTGGCTTCAGCCAATCGGGTCGAGAGCACGCGCACATCGGTCAGCACCTCGCCACGGCGCGCCGGCCCAGCCAGTGTCGAACCGACCACCGCGCCCAGCTGTGCCTGTGCTCCATCGGGAATCGTTGTCGTCAAACGATTCTCGAGCCGAACATCGTCAGCGGTCAGCGCGGTCCCGGGGCTGAGATCGCGTGCGGCCACCACCACCTGCGCGCGGTCGCCCTGTGGATTGGACCGCACCGCCGCCACGCCGGCCAGCACGACGAGCCCGCCGGCCACCGCCCGCCGGACCCGCACAGAGCGGGTCCAGTCCGGGCGTAACGCCAGGGCGATCCGGCTGCGCAGCGGCGGATCCAACGTGTCGGCCATGCCGCACACCGTAGGCGTGCCACCGTCACGGCAGTAGCTGCCGAGACCGCATCTGTGGATAACTGGCTAACTGGCCGCAGCCGCTGCCGACGGCGTTGAGGCCGATGACTTCTCGCCGGACCCAGACGTTTCACTCGACGATGAGCTGTCCTTGGCGGAGCCGTTGGTCGAGCTCTTGGCCGCTTCACGGCTATCGGTGCGATAGAAACCGCTGCCTTTGAACACCACGCCGACCGAGTTGAACCGTTTACGCAGCCGGCCGGAGCAGCGCCGGCAGGTGGTCAGCGGGTCGTCGGTGAAGGCCTGTACGACGTCGAAGCGGTCGCCGCATTCGGTGCACGCGTAGGTGTAGGTCGGCACAGGAACCTCCGGGTATCTCAGCTTCGTTAGCACTCTACCCTATCGAGTGCTAGAACCGTCAACTGCACGGGCTCATTCCCGACCCGTGTCGGCGGGACATGCGCTGCCGAGGGTGAGCAGGCCGCGTCGCGGTGTGAGCGCGTGGGTCATCAAGACGTCATGGGGTTCGAACGGCAGCTCGTCGACCAGTTCTTGGTCACGGATCACGGCCACCAGCCGCGCATTCGGGTTCCGATACACCAGTGAGCGGTCGTAGAACCCGCGGCCACGGCCGAGGCGCACACCGCGGCGGTCGACGGCCAGCGCGGGAACGAGTACCAGGACGGCCTGTGCCAGCGCCGACGGCGGGAGCCAGGGTTCCGGCGGTTCCAGCAGGCCGAACCGCGCGGTGACAAGCCGTCCGGGCCGGTATTCGCCCCACCGCAATGCCAGCGGAATGTCGTCGTCGGTGGTGCGGGCAACGGGCAGCAGCACCCGCCCGGCCCGGTGTCGTAACACGTCCAGCATGTCGATCGACCCGGGTTCGGCGTTGACCGGCACATAGGCGCAGACGGTGTCGGCGCCGGTCACGATGCTGCCCATCAGATCAGTCAGCGCCTGCGCCTCGCGCGCCCGGACGTCCTCGGCAACCGAACGCCGAGCTGCCAGCAGCTGGGCCCGTAATCCCGCCTTGTCCAGGGTCGCCACGTTGTCAACCATGACAGACCGCAGTGTGCCACCGCCACGTCGGCGTGCCACCCGCGGCGGTTATGGTGTGAACAATGCCACGCTCACATGGTCCGGTCCCGCGCACCGCAATTGTGCCCGCGGCGGGTCTCGGCACCCGTTTTCTGCCCGCGACCAAAACGGTCCCCAAAGAGCTGTTGCCCGTCGTCGACACCCCCGGCATCGAACTGGTCGCCACCGAAGCCGCCGAGGCCGGCGCTGAGCGGCTGATCATTGTCACATCCGAAGGCAAAGACAGCGTCGTCGCACATTTCGTCGAAGACCTGGTGCTAGAGGGCACGCTGGAAGCGCGTGGCAAAAAAGACGTGCTGGACAAGGTGCGGCGGGCGCCGCGGCTCATCAAGGTCGAATCGGTCGTGCAGGCCGAACCGCTGGGACTGGGGCACGCCATCGGGTGCGCAGAGCCGAGACTGTCCGACGATGAGGATGCCGTGGCGGTGTTGCTGCCCGACGACCTGGTACTGCCGACCGGTGTGCTGGTGGCGATGTCGAAGGTGCGCGCCAGGCTCGGCGGCAGTGTGTTGTGCGCCATCGAGGTCACCCCTGAGGAGGTGAGCTCCTACGGGGTGTTCGATGTCGAACCGGTGCCTGACGCCGACGCTCCCGGGGTGCTGAAGGTCAACGGGATGGTGGAAAAACCCAGGCCCGAGGATGCGCCGTCGATGTACGCGGCGGCTGGCCGCTACGTGCTCGACCGCGCGATCTTCGACGCCCTGCGCCGCGTCGACCGGGGTGTGGGCGGCGAAGTTCAACTCACCGATGCAGTGGCCTTGCTCATCAAGGAAGGCCATCCTGTGCACGTCGTCGTGCACCGCGGGTCTCGACACGACTTGGGAAATCCCGGCGGCTACCTCAAAGCTGCGGTTGACTTTGCATTGGATCGTGATGACTACGGCCCGGATTTGCGGCGATGGTTGGTGGCGCGATTGGGCCTGACCGAACAGTAGCGGTCCGCCCGGCGACGACGTGGGCCGACGGCCCGGGGAGGAGCCGGGCAATCGGGTCCGGCCGGGCGGCGATGCGGGTCAAAGGCCACAGGTGCAGCCGCGAGCCAGGACGGGCCGGCGCGGGATGACAACTGGACGGCAGAAAGGCGCGCTGTGCGTTCGGTGGAAGAGCAGCAAGCGCGGGTGACTGCGGCCGCGGTGGCCCCGAGGCCGGTGCGGGTCGCGATCGCCGAGGCTCAGGGGTTGATGTGTGCCGAAGAAGTCGTTGCCGAACGCCCGCTGCCCGGGTTCGATCAAGCCGCGATCGACGGCTATGCGGTACGCAGCGTCGATGTGCTCACCGTGGGGGAGTCGGCCGGTGATCACGGTGACGACGGGGGCGGCGAGGTAGTTTTGCCGGTGATGGCGACCATCGAAGCCGGTGCGCGCGCACCCACCAGGTTGCAGCCGCGCCAGGCTGTTCGGGTGCAGACCGGAGCGCCGCTGCCCACACTGGCCGATGCGGTGCTGCCGCTGCGCTGGACCGACGGGGGGCAGTCACGGGTGCGGGTTTTGCGCGGCGTCCCGTCGGGCGCTTATGTGCGGCGTACCGGTGACGATGTGCAGCCCGGTGACGTCGCAGTGCGTGCGGGGACGATCATCGGCGCAGCGCAAGTAGGGCTGCTGGCCGCGGTAGGTCGCGAACGCGTGCTGGTACACCCCCGCCCGCGGCTCTCGGTGATGGCCGTCGGCGGTGAGCTCGTCGATATCTCACGCACGCCGGGGAACGGGCAGGTGTACGACGTCAACTCCTATGCCCTGGCCGCGGCCGGGCGCGATGCCGGGGCAGAGGTGACCCGTGTGGGCATTGTCGACAACGACCCCAAAGAGCTGCGCCAAGTGGTCGAGGGCCAGCTCAATCGGGCTGAGGTGGTAGTGATCGCCGGCGCGGTGGGAGGTGAGGCGGCCGAGGCGGTGTGCGCGGTGCTTTCTGAGCTGGGGGAGATGGAGGTTACCCGCGTCGCGATGCATCCAGGATCGGTGCAGGGCTTCGGGCAGCTGGGGCGCGAGGGCGTCCCCACGTTTCTGCTGCCCGCAAATCCGGTCAGCGCTTTGGTGATTTTCGAGGTGATGGTGCGTCCGCTGATCCGGCTGGCGCTGGGGAGGCGGCAGCCGATGCGCCGAATCGTGCAGGCCCGCACGCTGTCCCCGATCACCTCGGTGCGCGGGCGCAAGGGCTACTTGCGTGGTCAGCTGATGCGTGATCAGGACACCGGTGAGTACCTGGTGCAAGCGCTGGGAGGGGCTCCGGGCGCTTCATCGCACTTGCTTGCGACGCTGGCCGAGGCAAACTGTCTCGTGGTGGTTCCCAGTGAGGCTGAGCAGATTCGCACCGGCGAAATCGTCGATGTCGCATTCTTGGCTCAGCGCGGCTGAGCGGCACGACGGCGCACTTCCGTGAATATCTGGGGCTCGAGCTCTCGCCATCCCGGTTGGCCGATGGTGGTCGGACCGCTGCGGGTGCCGGCCGGCGTGATCCGGCTGCGGCCGGTACGCATGCGCGACGGCGCGCAGTGGAGCCGGATCCGGTTGGCCGACCGCGCTCACCTGGAGCCGTGGGAGCCCAGCGCGGAAGGCGATTGGACTCTGCGGCACACGGTTTCGTCGTGGCCCGGGGTTTGTTCGAGCTTGCGCTCAGAAGCGCGTAAAGGGCGCATGCTGCCGTTCGCGATCGAACTGGACGGGCAGTTCTGCGGTCAGTTGACGGTTGGCAATGTGACGCACGGGGCGTTGCGGTCGGCCTGGATCGGTTATTGGGTGTCCAGCGCGGCCACTGGTGGTGGCGTTGCCACCGGAGCGCTGGCGCTCGGTCTCGACCATTGCTTCGGTCCGGTCAAGCTGCATCGGGTGGAGGCCACCGTACGACCGGAGAACGCCGCGAGCAGGGCAGTGCTGGCAAAGGTCGGATTCCGCGAAGAGGGGCTACTGCGCCGGTATTTGCAGGTCGACGGGGCGTGGCGGGATCATCTGCTGGTTGGCCTCACGGTGGAAGAAGTGTACGGGTCGGTGACGTCGAGCCTGGTGCGCAGCGGCCACGCCAGCTGGGTCTGAGACCCGACCGCCGATTCGGGGCCCGCATTCGCCCGCGGGGATGCGCGGCCTCCTGGGTCCGGAACGCCCGAAAAAGTGACTGTCGGGGCAGATGTGACTCGTGGTTCTTGTCAGAAGCGAATTACAGGTGTGTAATTATCGTGTGCTTTGACCGCAGCGCTGGCACCGATCCGCATAGCGGCGATGCGGGCTGAGCGACGGCCGGAACAGCAGCCAGGTGACCCAAACCCGGCCCGGCGCGGAAAGGAGCAGGTGATGCCGAGCATCCCGCAGTCGCTGCTGTGGATTTCGCTGGTGGTGCTCTGGCTGTTCGTGCTGGTGCCGATGTTGATCAGCAAGCGCGACGCGGTGCGGCGCACCAGTGACGTGGCGTTGGCCACGCGCGTGCTCAACAGCGGCACGGGATCCCGGCTGCGCAGGCGCAACGGGCCCGCCGCCGGGCACCGCAGCGATCCTGACTGGCGGCCGGAAAACGACGGGTACGCCGACCCGGACCTCAATGAGGCGGACGACCCACCACGGGTCGCCACAGCGATCGTGAAAGCCGCGGCCGTTGCTCAGGCCCAACCTGACTATATCGATGTCGATGTCGTCGAGGAGGATTCTGGTGCGCTTCCGGCAGGGGGCGGCGATCGGCTATCCGGCGTCTGCTGCGATGAGCCGGTTGGTGACCACTTCCACTCGGCTGATCAGGTGGCCGGCACGGCGGCTCACGACCAGGGTGAGACATGTGGCCAGGAATCACACGGGCCGGAGGGAAATCAGGCCGACGCCGACGAGCCCCAGGACGTCGTTCCCGATCAGGACGCAGAAGCCCAGAGGTTCGAATATATCGAGGACACATCGGGTTTAGAAGCCGCCGAGGAGCCAGCGGCGACCGTCACTCGCACTGTCCCGCGACGTTACCGATATGAATCGAAGACCGCCGCGGCGGTGAGCGCTCGCAAATACACCTTCCGGAAACGCGTGCTGATGACGATGGCGCTGATGTTGGCGGCTTCAGCCGTGGCAGCATTCACGATTGCGCCGCGCGCCTGGTGGGTGTGCGGGGGGGTGGCCGGGGTGACAGTGCTCTATTTGGCGTACCTGCGCCGGCAGACCCGGATTGAAGAGCGGTTGCGCCGCCGCCGGATGCAACGGTTGGCGCGTGCGCGCCTCGGTGTGGAGAACAAAAACGACCCCGATATCGAGGTACTCCCGTCGCGGTTGCGGCGCCCGGGTGCGGTAGTCCTGGAAATCGATGACGACGATCCGGTATTCGAGCATCTCAACTACACGCCGGTCGCTCAAGACTACGACTTGCCGCGAGCGGCGGGACAATAGGTCGGGAGGCAGTTGCCGGGTGTCGGCGGCGTACGGTGTCAGCCGCGCTGCTGGTAACCTCTGCTAGCGACTACGGGGCTATGGCGCAGTTGGTAGCGCGACTCGTTCGCATCGAGTAGGTCAGGGGTTCGAATCCCCTTAGCTCCACCAGGGAACGTGAGGGTGAGACTATAGCGCTGCGGGACTCACTCCCGGTAGCGGGAAGTCGGTGAGAAGCGGGCGCGGTAACCCGTGTGTCCCCGGTGCGCAAGCCGTCGGCGGCAATACCGTCCCAGGCCCGGGTTTCGGCTCAAGTTCGGGCAAAACACCACGGCCTGTGGTCCATAGGCCTCGTCTGAACGATGCGACGCGCCAGCGGCGGCGTCACGGTCTTCCCGCGCGCCCGCGGCCTGGGTGTGCCACGCCGCCGCCAGCGTCAACCAGATCACACCAAACCCTGTGCCATCGCCGATAGCGAGTCGTGCAACGCAGCACATACGGGCCAGCTGCATCAGTCCAAGCATGGCGTGCCCGATAGCGTCTAGCGCAGGCGCGCCCGCCGGCATCGAGGGCTGGCCATGCCCGCCGTGCCGCCGGCGCACCGGCGGCCACAAGCCCCCAGCCCGCGCGGCGCCTTCCTTGCCGGGACCAGGGCCACGCCATAGCCTGAATTGGACTGCACCGTGCGGGGCCGCGACGGCCCGCGGCGGATGGGACCGGACCGGGGCGGTGGTTCATGGCAATGCGCTCGCCGCGAGTTCCCAGTGTGTGCTGTCACTGCGGGATGCCACGGTGGCCGAACTGACCGGCGTGCGTGCCGACGAACTCGCGTCGATGGAGCTCTTTCACGGATGCCCCGTCGAGGACTTGATGCCATTGGCGGCCAGCCTTCAGCCGCTGCGGGCCATGGCCGGACAGGTGCTGATGCGTCAAGGTGAGCGGGCCGTTTCGTTTCTGCTCATCTCGTCCGGCAGCGTCGAAGTCAGGCACATCGGTGAGGACAACGCCGTCATCGTCCAGAAGGTGGCTTCCGGCACGATCGTCGGGGAGATCGCCCTGCTGCGCGATACCCCGCGGACAGCGACTGTCACCACCAGCGAACCGTTGACCGGCTGGATCGGCGACAACGACGCGTTCGTCCGGATGCTGCATATCCCAGGCCTGATGCCGCGGCTGCTGCGCATGGTGCGCCAGCGTCTGGCAGCTTTCATCACCCCAATCCCGATCCGGCTGCGCGACGGCACCGAACTGCTGCTTCGGCCGGTCTTGCCCGGTGATAGCGAGCGCACTAGGCAAGGGCATGTCCAATTCTCCCGCGAAACGCTTTATCGACGGTTCATGGCGCCCCGCCTGCCCAGCCCGGCGCTGATGGAATACCTGTTTGAGGTCGACTACGTCGACCATTTTGTCTGGGTCGTGACCGATCCGGACGGCTATCCGGTCGCCGACGCCCGCTTCGTTCGTGACGAACACGACCCAACCACCGCCGAAATCGCGTTCACCGTGGCCGACGCCTACCAGGGCCGCGGTGTCGGTACCTTCCTGATGGGCGCGCTCTCGCTCGCCGCTCGAGTGGACGGAATCGAAAAGTTTTCCGGGCGAATGCTTTCCGATAATCTACCGATGCGTGCGATCATGGACCACCACGGCGCTGTGTGGCAACGCGACGACGTCGGAGTAGTGACCACGGTCATCGACGTACCGGACCCGCGCCGCCTGCCGTTCAGTCAGGACATGGCAGATCGAATCATCCGCGTGGCTCGCCAG
This window contains:
- a CDS encoding trypsin-like peptidase domain-containing protein, which encodes MTNHPPYSPPPQQPGFRAVPGQPAASGYSGQGQQQPYSPHYDWRYPPQQPGFRQPYGQFAGMQPGQPVAGPPMVPPLPVGMRQRRSRAGMLAAGALVIAVVSAGIGGGVASLVEHGGQPAGSAAAAVNGTAPSMPAANVPGGSVEQVAAKVVPSVVMLETDLGHQSEEGSGIILSPDGLILTNNHVIAAAAKAGAAGGPKTTVTFSDGRTAPFTVVGTDPTSDIAVVRVQGVSGLTPITLGSSANLRVGQPVVAVGSPLGLEGTVTSGIISALNRPVSTTGESGNQNTVLDAIQTDAAINPGNSGGALVNMNAQLVGVNSAIATLGADSADAQSGSIGLGFAIPVDQAKRIADELITTGTATHASLGVQVTNDKETPGAKVVDVVPDGAAAAAGLPSGVTITKVDDRRINSADALVAAVRSKAPGDKVTLTYKDPSGASKTVQVTLGKAQQ
- a CDS encoding MogA/MoaB family molybdenum cofactor biosynthesis protein → MTRVDAPWSDSRYTVATMEQPAEVVGRALVVVVDDRTAHGDEDHSGPLVTELLAEAGFVVDGVVAVAADEVEIRNALNTAVIGGVDLVVSVGGTGVTPRDVTPEATRAILDREILGIAESIRASARAAGITDAALSRGLAGISGSTLVVNLAGSRYAVRDGMATLNPLASQIIGQLSSLEI
- a CDS encoding large conductance mechanosensitive channel protein MscL; protein product: MFKGFKNFLMQGDVITVAIGLVVALAFSNLVKAFTDSVVNPLVAAVQPHHAFGLGWQLGQAGNKVTFLDIGSFISAIIYFVIFMAVMYFAIVVPYRHIQARRGVTVFGDEPATKVCPECLSDIPEAARKCKYCASAQPTS
- a CDS encoding SAF domain-containing protein codes for the protein MADTLDPPLRSRIALALRPDWTRSVRVRRAVAGGLVVLAGVAAVRSNPQGDRAQVVVAARDLSPGTALTADDVRLENRLTTTIPDGAQAQLGAVVGSTLAGPARRGEVLTDVRVLSTRLAEASAGPDARVVPLHLADSALVDVVRPGDIVDVLAAPETDSQAAPRVVATNAVVVLVSAQQKTRIADNNRLVLVALPAGVANTVAGATLTQAVTLTLH
- a CDS encoding FmdB family zinc ribbon protein, with translation MPTYTYACTECGDRFDVVQAFTDDPLTTCRRCSGRLRKRFNSVGVVFKGSGFYRTDSREAAKSSTNGSAKDSSSSSETSGSGEKSSASTPSAAAAAS
- a CDS encoding 5-formyltetrahydrofolate cyclo-ligase — encoded protein: MVDNVATLDKAGLRAQLLAARRSVAEDVRAREAQALTDLMGSIVTGADTVCAYVPVNAEPGSIDMLDVLRHRAGRVLLPVARTTDDDIPLALRWGEYRPGRLVTARFGLLEPPEPWLPPSALAQAVLVLVPALAVDRRGVRLGRGRGFYDRSLVYRNPNARLVAVIRDQELVDELPFEPHDVLMTHALTPRRGLLTLGSACPADTGRE
- a CDS encoding UTP--glucose-1-phosphate uridylyltransferase, which codes for MPRSHGPVPRTAIVPAAGLGTRFLPATKTVPKELLPVVDTPGIELVATEAAEAGAERLIIVTSEGKDSVVAHFVEDLVLEGTLEARGKKDVLDKVRRAPRLIKVESVVQAEPLGLGHAIGCAEPRLSDDEDAVAVLLPDDLVLPTGVLVAMSKVRARLGGSVLCAIEVTPEEVSSYGVFDVEPVPDADAPGVLKVNGMVEKPRPEDAPSMYAAAGRYVLDRAIFDALRRVDRGVGGEVQLTDAVALLIKEGHPVHVVVHRGSRHDLGNPGGYLKAAVDFALDRDDYGPDLRRWLVARLGLTEQ
- the glp gene encoding molybdotransferase-like divisome protein Glp; this encodes MRSVEEQQARVTAAAVAPRPVRVAIAEAQGLMCAEEVVAERPLPGFDQAAIDGYAVRSVDVLTVGESAGDHGDDGGGEVVLPVMATIEAGARAPTRLQPRQAVRVQTGAPLPTLADAVLPLRWTDGGQSRVRVLRGVPSGAYVRRTGDDVQPGDVAVRAGTIIGAAQVGLLAAVGRERVLVHPRPRLSVMAVGGELVDISRTPGNGQVYDVNSYALAAAGRDAGAEVTRVGIVDNDPKELRQVVEGQLNRAEVVVIAGAVGGEAAEAVCAVLSELGEMEVTRVAMHPGSVQGFGQLGREGVPTFLLPANPVSALVIFEVMVRPLIRLALGRRQPMRRIVQARTLSPITSVRGRKGYLRGQLMRDQDTGEYLVQALGGAPGASSHLLATLAEANCLVVVPSEAEQIRTGEIVDVAFLAQRG
- a CDS encoding GNAT family N-acetyltransferase; protein product: MVVGPLRVPAGVIRLRPVRMRDGAQWSRIRLADRAHLEPWEPSAEGDWTLRHTVSSWPGVCSSLRSEARKGRMLPFAIELDGQFCGQLTVGNVTHGALRSAWIGYWVSSAATGGGVATGALALGLDHCFGPVKLHRVEATVRPENAASRAVLAKVGFREEGLLRRYLQVDGAWRDHLLVGLTVEEVYGSVTSSLVRSGHASWV
- the sepX gene encoding divisome protein SepX/GlpR, with the translated sequence MPSIPQSLLWISLVVLWLFVLVPMLISKRDAVRRTSDVALATRVLNSGTGSRLRRRNGPAAGHRSDPDWRPENDGYADPDLNEADDPPRVATAIVKAAAVAQAQPDYIDVDVVEEDSGALPAGGGDRLSGVCCDEPVGDHFHSADQVAGTAAHDQGETCGQESHGPEGNQADADEPQDVVPDQDAEAQRFEYIEDTSGLEAAEEPAATVTRTVPRRYRYESKTAAAVSARKYTFRKRVLMTMALMLAASAVAAFTIAPRAWWVCGGVAGVTVLYLAYLRRQTRIEERLRRRRMQRLARARLGVENKNDPDIEVLPSRLRRPGAVVLEIDDDDPVFEHLNYTPVAQDYDLPRAAGQ
- a CDS encoding GNAT family N-acetyltransferase; this encodes MAELTGVRADELASMELFHGCPVEDLMPLAASLQPLRAMAGQVLMRQGERAVSFLLISSGSVEVRHIGEDNAVIVQKVASGTIVGEIALLRDTPRTATVTTSEPLTGWIGDNDAFVRMLHIPGLMPRLLRMVRQRLAAFITPIPIRLRDGTELLLRPVLPGDSERTRQGHVQFSRETLYRRFMAPRLPSPALMEYLFEVDYVDHFVWVVTDPDGYPVADARFVRDEHDPTTAEIAFTVADAYQGRGVGTFLMGALSLAARVDGIEKFSGRMLSDNLPMRAIMDHHGAVWQRDDVGVVTTVIDVPDPRRLPFSQDMADRIIRVARQVIQAVG